The following proteins are co-located in the Brevibacillus laterosporus DSM 25 genome:
- a CDS encoding polysaccharide deacetylase family protein: protein MKQHSKKTRKYMAVATVCGALLFGLVTSSPVSTYVTQLKVGVTPVQGQITIEEPFREKIEQWQKEREEAPQDAYLDPVWKAIPGYNGRVIDINATIAQMKKTGKQDESAIVFKEQMPKVQVEQLGAHPIYRGNPKKEAVSFMINVAWGNEYLDKILTTLDRHKVKTTFFLDGSWVKRNPELAKKIYDKGHEIGNHAYSHPDMSKLGEARIRQEISKTQDIISQTIGLKPTLFAPPSGSFNQRVVEIAHQDYQMKTILWTADTVDWKNPPVGTMVERIRKKLDKGVLILMHPTEPSAQGLDQMLTLAEKKGLKPTTVSEVISSRRLP, encoded by the coding sequence GTGAAACAGCATTCCAAAAAAACAAGAAAATATATGGCGGTAGCAACTGTTTGTGGAGCGTTACTGTTTGGCTTAGTAACCTCATCTCCTGTTAGCACATATGTTACACAACTAAAAGTTGGCGTTACTCCAGTGCAAGGTCAAATTACAATTGAAGAGCCATTTAGAGAAAAAATAGAGCAGTGGCAAAAGGAGCGAGAGGAAGCACCACAAGACGCCTATCTTGATCCTGTTTGGAAAGCGATTCCCGGATATAACGGACGAGTAATCGATATTAACGCAACGATTGCCCAAATGAAGAAAACAGGCAAGCAGGATGAAAGTGCAATTGTTTTTAAAGAGCAGATGCCAAAGGTACAGGTAGAACAGCTAGGGGCTCATCCTATTTATAGAGGTAATCCCAAAAAAGAAGCAGTAAGCTTCATGATTAATGTGGCCTGGGGTAATGAATACCTTGATAAAATTCTTACTACATTAGATAGGCATAAAGTAAAAACCACATTCTTCTTAGATGGATCTTGGGTCAAACGAAACCCCGAGCTAGCGAAGAAAATTTATGACAAAGGTCATGAAATAGGCAACCATGCGTATTCTCATCCAGATATGAGCAAGCTGGGAGAGGCACGTATTCGCCAAGAGATCAGTAAAACGCAAGACATCATTTCTCAGACAATCGGCTTAAAACCTACTTTATTTGCTCCACCATCTGGTTCCTTTAATCAACGGGTGGTAGAAATTGCGCATCAGGATTACCAAATGAAGACAATTCTTTGGACAGCAGATACTGTTGATTGGAAGAATCCACCGGTTGGAACGATGGTAGAGCGTATTCGCAAGAAGTTAGATAAAGGAGTACTCATACTGATGCACCCTACTGAACCTTCAGCTCAAGGACTGGATCAAATGTTGACACTGGCTGAGAAAAAAGGATTGAAACCAACGACTGTTTCAGAGGTAATTTCTAGCCGTCGTTTACCGTAG
- the dpsA gene encoding dipicolinate synthase subunit DpsA, which yields MLTGKHVAFIGGDARQLEVIKKCIQLDATVTLIGFDNLESSFTGATKKPLTCDVLKDVDALILPIVGTDDKGMIESIFSTKSIQLSKEHFEALPEKCVVYTGMAKPYLRELLKMYNVPLKELLNRDDVAIYNSIPTVEGALMVAIQNTDITIHSSDVIVLGLGRVGMSLARALHALGAHVKVGVKRPEHIARSNEMGIDAFDLDDFKLYVSKVDIIFNTIPHLIITSDIIAQMPQTAFILDIASKPGGTDFRYAERRGIKAILAPSLPGIVAPKTAGQIIANTLARLLSEQADNQEGTS from the coding sequence ATGCTGACGGGAAAACATGTTGCTTTTATTGGCGGTGATGCTCGTCAACTGGAAGTCATTAAAAAATGCATTCAGTTGGACGCCACAGTTACTCTTATTGGATTTGATAACTTGGAGAGTAGCTTTACAGGAGCAACGAAGAAACCATTAACATGCGATGTGTTAAAAGATGTTGATGCCCTGATCCTACCTATCGTCGGTACGGATGACAAAGGAATGATTGAAAGCATTTTTTCTACAAAAAGTATTCAACTCTCTAAGGAGCATTTTGAAGCTTTACCAGAAAAATGCGTTGTCTATACCGGGATGGCGAAGCCTTATCTGAGAGAGCTATTAAAAATGTATAACGTTCCGCTAAAAGAGCTATTAAATCGTGACGACGTGGCTATCTATAATTCCATTCCTACTGTGGAAGGAGCATTGATGGTAGCGATCCAAAACACTGATATTACGATTCACAGCTCTGATGTGATTGTTCTCGGATTAGGTCGAGTAGGAATGTCATTAGCTAGAGCTTTGCATGCATTGGGAGCACATGTTAAGGTGGGGGTAAAACGTCCAGAACACATAGCACGTAGTAATGAGATGGGCATTGATGCTTTTGATCTTGATGATTTTAAACTATATGTATCAAAAGTGGACATTATTTTTAACACAATCCCACATTTGATTATTACATCAGACATCATTGCACAGATGCCACAGACTGCTTTTATCCTAGATATTGCTTCTAAGCCGGGTGGAACCGATTTTCGTTATGCAGAACGTCGTGGAATCAAAGCGATCCTTGCCCCAAGCCTTCCTGGAATCGTTGCACCGAAAACAGCCGGGCAAATTATTGCCAATACCTTAGCGCGACTACTATCGGAGCAAGCTGACAATCAGGAGGGAACATCATGA
- a CDS encoding dipicolinate synthase subunit B gives MSDLRGRTVGFGLTGSHCTLEETMPQIQRLVDAGARVVPIASQTVMTTDTRFGTTNHWQNQLKQITGEEIITTIPDAEPLGPSKLFDVMVIAPCTGNTTSRLANALTDSPVLMAAKATLRNLHPVVLAISTNDGLGLNAANIAKLLATKNIYFVPFGQDAPDKKPNSLVARMDLIKETCELAIQHRQLQPLLIERFHY, from the coding sequence ATGAGCGATCTGAGGGGAAGAACGGTCGGATTTGGGTTAACGGGCTCCCATTGTACATTGGAAGAAACCATGCCGCAAATTCAGCGTTTAGTAGATGCTGGAGCACGTGTTGTACCCATAGCGAGCCAGACCGTGATGACCACTGATACACGTTTTGGAACGACTAACCATTGGCAAAACCAATTAAAACAGATTACAGGCGAAGAGATTATCACCACTATTCCTGATGCAGAACCGCTTGGACCTTCCAAGCTATTTGACGTTATGGTGATTGCTCCATGCACAGGTAACACCACGAGCCGATTGGCGAACGCACTCACAGATAGCCCTGTTTTAATGGCTGCAAAAGCAACCTTGCGCAACCTACACCCAGTCGTCTTGGCAATTTCAACCAATGATGGACTTGGTTTAAATGCGGCTAATATTGCAAAACTTCTAGCTACCAAAAATATTTATTTTGTTCCGTTTGGGCAGGATGCGCCTGACAAAAAACCGAACTCGCTGGTAGCACGAATGGACCTCATTAAAGAAACGTGCGAGCTAGCTATACAACATCGTCAGTTGCAACCTTTGCTTATAGAAAGATTCCATTATTGA
- the dut gene encoding dUTP diphosphatase, producing the protein MFVNIKKMSPMIGTDIPLPHYATTGSAGLDLAACIEQEITIAPGERAKIPTGIAVQMPDASMVGLVFPRSGNAFKHGISLTNAVGVIDSDYTGEIQVLLQNLDTTEPFVVRKGDRVAQLLFMPVTQARLEIVDELEKTERGAGGFGSTGK; encoded by the coding sequence GTGTTTGTAAACATTAAGAAAATGTCTCCGATGATTGGAACGGATATTCCTTTACCGCATTATGCAACAACAGGTTCTGCTGGACTTGATCTAGCAGCATGCATTGAACAGGAAATTACGATTGCTCCTGGGGAACGCGCCAAAATTCCTACAGGGATTGCTGTACAAATGCCTGACGCGAGTATGGTAGGTTTGGTGTTCCCACGTAGCGGCAACGCGTTTAAACACGGTATATCATTAACGAATGCCGTCGGAGTTATTGATAGTGATTATACGGGTGAGATTCAAGTGCTGTTGCAGAATTTAGACACAACTGAACCATTTGTGGTCAGAAAAGGAGATCGAGTTGCCCAATTACTCTTTATGCCAGTGACTCAAGCACGATTAGAAATTGTTGACGAGTTGGAGAAAACAGAGCGTGGTGCAGGTGGATTCGGTTCTACTGGTAAATAA
- a CDS encoding aspartate-semialdehyde dehydrogenase, with protein MENQLKVNVAVVGATGAVGQQMIQLLEKRNFPIGQLKLLASKRSAGKKVLFKGKEVTIEEATPDSFIGVDFALFSAGGAISKELAPHAVRHGAVVIDNTSAYRMDPEVPLVVPEVNMDAARKHKGIIANPNCSTIQMVAALKPLYDRFGIDRIIVSTYQAVSGAGAQAINELLTQTRDILDGKEPEANVLPVSKLPVHHQIAFNAIPQIDVFTDNGFTYEEMKMVNETKKILGDDQVLVAATCVRIPVVKGHSESVYIEFKNDYELEEVKSILAHAPGIVLVDSPEEQKYPLATDSADKLEVFVGRVRRDLTHPRGIHMWVVSDNLLKGAAWNTVQIAEELIKANS; from the coding sequence ATGGAGAACCAACTGAAGGTAAATGTCGCAGTCGTGGGAGCGACAGGAGCAGTAGGACAGCAAATGATTCAGCTTTTGGAGAAACGAAATTTTCCAATCGGTCAACTGAAGTTATTAGCTTCAAAAAGATCGGCTGGTAAAAAGGTGCTGTTTAAAGGTAAGGAAGTGACAATTGAAGAAGCAACACCTGATAGCTTTATCGGTGTAGATTTTGCGCTTTTCAGTGCAGGAGGGGCGATTAGTAAGGAATTAGCTCCACACGCTGTACGTCACGGAGCAGTTGTCATTGACAATACCAGTGCTTATCGAATGGATCCGGAAGTTCCATTGGTTGTGCCCGAAGTTAACATGGATGCGGCACGCAAACACAAAGGAATCATTGCAAACCCTAATTGTTCTACCATTCAGATGGTTGCAGCATTAAAGCCTCTTTATGACCGTTTTGGAATAGATCGGATTATTGTTTCTACGTATCAAGCTGTATCTGGTGCGGGTGCTCAAGCGATCAATGAGCTGTTGACTCAAACCAGAGACATTCTAGATGGGAAAGAGCCGGAAGCAAATGTACTGCCGGTATCTAAACTTCCTGTTCATCATCAGATTGCTTTTAATGCGATTCCGCAAATTGATGTTTTCACAGACAATGGATTTACGTATGAAGAGATGAAGATGGTAAACGAAACAAAGAAAATATTGGGTGACGATCAAGTTTTAGTTGCAGCTACTTGTGTGCGTATTCCAGTAGTAAAAGGTCACAGTGAGTCCGTTTATATCGAATTTAAAAATGACTATGAACTGGAAGAAGTGAAATCTATACTAGCACATGCACCTGGTATTGTGCTTGTCGATTCCCCTGAAGAACAAAAATATCCATTGGCTACCGATTCTGCGGATAAGCTTGAAGTTTTTGTCGGTCGTGTTCGCCGAGATTTAACGCATCCACGAGGCATCCATATGTGGGTTGTATCAGATAATCTATTAAAGGGTGCTGCTTGGAACACCGTACAAATTGCCGAGGAGCTTATCAAGGCCAACAGCTAG
- a CDS encoding M16 family metallopeptidase, with protein sequence MIQTYTCANGVRIVTEKIASVRSVALGIWVGTGSKYENEKNNGISHFLEHMFFKGTTTRSAKEIAEAFDEIGGNVNAFTSKEYTCYYARVLDRHAPLALNILSDMYFNSVFDAEELEKEKNVVLEEISMYEDTPDDLVHDLIARASYADHSLGYTILGKEDVLKGMKREDLLTYIEQRYLPENTVITVAGNFDDELITLVQSLFSTYQRTGKTMDIATPTFTGQSIVHQKQTEQAHLCLSMPGYAVGHDDVYSLIILNNILGGSMSSRLFQEIREERGLAYSVYSYHSSYKESGTFNIYTGTAPEHVGKVFDIVSNVLHDVRTNGITEKELNKGKEQLKGSLMLSLESTSSRMNRLGKNELLHGRHLTLDEIIAKVDRVSQESVLAVAKELFHSKMAMAMVSPLEAFPENVDANVFLT encoded by the coding sequence TTGATTCAAACATATACGTGTGCAAATGGTGTCCGGATTGTTACCGAAAAAATAGCTAGTGTTCGATCCGTTGCTTTAGGCATATGGGTAGGAACGGGTTCAAAATATGAAAATGAGAAAAATAACGGGATTTCACATTTCCTAGAGCACATGTTTTTTAAAGGCACTACGACTCGCAGTGCGAAAGAGATAGCTGAAGCGTTTGACGAAATTGGTGGGAACGTAAACGCCTTTACATCCAAAGAATATACTTGCTATTATGCGCGTGTACTTGATCGTCACGCACCGCTTGCTCTCAATATTTTATCCGATATGTACTTTAACTCCGTGTTTGACGCAGAGGAATTGGAGAAAGAAAAGAACGTAGTGCTAGAAGAAATCAGTATGTATGAGGATACGCCAGATGATTTGGTGCACGACCTGATTGCACGCGCTTCCTATGCAGATCATTCGCTCGGGTATACGATACTGGGAAAAGAAGACGTGCTAAAAGGCATGAAACGTGAGGATTTGTTGACATATATTGAGCAACGATACTTACCAGAGAACACGGTAATTACAGTGGCCGGTAATTTTGACGATGAGTTAATTACATTGGTTCAATCATTATTTTCTACGTACCAGCGTACAGGTAAAACAATGGATATCGCTACACCAACCTTTACAGGTCAAAGCATTGTACATCAAAAACAGACCGAGCAGGCTCATCTATGCCTGTCTATGCCTGGCTATGCTGTTGGACATGACGATGTTTATTCCTTAATTATTTTAAACAATATTTTGGGTGGTAGCATGAGTTCTCGTTTGTTTCAAGAGATTCGTGAAGAACGCGGTCTAGCTTATTCCGTTTATTCTTACCACTCCTCATATAAGGAATCTGGTACATTTAATATTTATACGGGAACAGCACCAGAGCATGTAGGAAAAGTATTCGACATAGTGTCTAATGTTCTACATGACGTTCGTACAAATGGAATTACAGAAAAAGAACTGAACAAAGGAAAAGAACAGCTTAAAGGTAGCTTGATGCTAAGCTTAGAAAGCACTAGCAGTCGTATGAATCGTTTGGGTAAAAATGAACTGTTACATGGCAGACACCTTACATTAGACGAAATTATCGCGAAGGTAGATCGTGTAAGTCAGGAATCTGTTTTAGCAGTGGCTAAAGAATTATTCCACTCCAAAATGGCGATGGCCATGGTTAGTCCGTTGGAAGCATTCCCAGAAAATGTTGATGCAAATGTATTCTTAACTTAA
- a CDS encoding YlmC/YmxH family sporulation protein, with product MRLSEFSGKEIVDIDYGEKRGVVAQSDMEINPITGEITAIVVSNNSLFGIGKKKADIIIPWKSIVQIGPDMIIVQLQPIQNQFSKESPVTKR from the coding sequence ATGCGATTAAGCGAGTTTAGTGGCAAAGAGATCGTTGATATTGATTATGGAGAAAAACGTGGAGTAGTAGCACAATCCGATATGGAAATTAATCCGATAACTGGAGAAATTACTGCCATTGTTGTTTCAAATAACTCTTTATTTGGAATAGGGAAGAAAAAAGCAGACATCATTATTCCTTGGAAGTCTATTGTACAAATCGGTCCTGATATGATAATTGTACAGTTACAGCCTATACAAAACCAATTTTCAAAGGAATCTCCAGTAACGAAACGATAG